Proteins encoded together in one Microbacterium oxydans window:
- the rpsA gene encoding 30S ribosomal protein S1: MTTATTAPATKQVAINDIGSAEDFLAAVEKTLKFFNDGDIIEGTIVKIDRDEVLLDVGYKTEGVIPSRELSIKHDVDPNEVVAVGDQVEALVLQKEDKEGRLILSKKRAQYERAWGDVEKIKENDGVVTGTVIEVVKGGLIVDIGLRGFLPASLIELRRVRDLTPYLGQEIEAKILELDKNRNNVVLSRRALLEQTQSESRTTFLNNLHKGQVRKGVVSSIVNFGAFVDLGGVDGLVHVSELSWKHIEHASEVVEVGQEVTVEILEVDLDRERVSLSLKATQEDPWQVFARTHAIGQVTPGKVTKLVPFGAFVRVADGIEGLVHISELSSKHVELAEQVVSVGEEVFVKVIDIDLERRRISLSLKQANESVDPNGTEFDPALYGMLAEYDENGEYKYPEGFDAETGAWKEGFDAQREAWEQEYAAAQARWEAHKAQVVKAAEAEAAAGEDFGGQSFTSEAAGAGTLADDEALAALREKLSGGNA; encoded by the coding sequence ATGACTACCGCAACGACCGCCCCGGCCACCAAGCAGGTCGCCATCAACGACATCGGATCTGCTGAGGACTTCCTGGCCGCGGTCGAGAAGACCCTGAAGTTCTTCAACGACGGCGACATCATCGAGGGCACGATCGTCAAGATCGACCGCGATGAGGTCCTCCTCGATGTCGGCTACAAGACCGAGGGTGTCATCCCCTCGCGCGAGCTCTCGATCAAGCACGACGTCGACCCCAACGAGGTCGTCGCTGTCGGCGACCAGGTCGAGGCCCTCGTTCTCCAGAAGGAGGACAAGGAAGGCCGTCTGATCCTCTCCAAGAAGCGTGCTCAGTACGAGCGTGCCTGGGGAGACGTCGAGAAGATCAAGGAGAACGACGGCGTCGTCACCGGTACGGTCATCGAGGTCGTCAAGGGTGGACTCATCGTCGACATCGGACTCCGTGGCTTCCTCCCGGCTTCGCTCATCGAGCTGCGTCGCGTCCGCGACCTCACGCCGTACCTGGGCCAGGAGATCGAGGCCAAGATCCTCGAGCTCGACAAGAACCGCAACAACGTCGTCCTCAGCCGCCGCGCGCTGCTCGAGCAGACGCAGTCGGAGTCGCGCACCACGTTCCTGAACAACCTGCACAAGGGTCAGGTCCGCAAGGGTGTCGTGTCGTCGATCGTCAACTTCGGTGCGTTCGTCGACCTGGGCGGCGTGGACGGCCTCGTGCACGTCTCCGAGCTGTCCTGGAAGCACATCGAGCACGCCTCCGAGGTCGTCGAGGTGGGCCAGGAGGTCACCGTCGAGATCCTCGAGGTCGACCTCGACCGCGAGCGCGTCTCCCTGTCGCTGAAGGCGACGCAGGAGGACCCGTGGCAGGTCTTCGCCCGTACCCACGCGATCGGTCAGGTCACGCCGGGTAAGGTCACCAAGCTCGTTCCGTTCGGTGCGTTCGTTCGCGTCGCAGACGGCATCGAGGGCCTCGTCCACATCTCCGAGCTCTCCAGCAAGCACGTTGAGCTGGCTGAGCAGGTCGTGTCGGTCGGCGAAGAGGTCTTCGTCAAGGTCATCGACATCGACCTCGAGCGTCGTCGCATCTCGCTGTCGCTGAAGCAGGCCAACGAGTCGGTCGACCCCAACGGCACCGAGTTCGACCCGGCCCTGTACGGCATGCTCGCCGAGTACGACGAGAACGGCGAGTACAAGTACCCGGAGGGCTTCGACGCCGAGACCGGTGCGTGGAAGGAAGGCTTCGACGCCCAGCGCGAGGCATGGGAGCAGGAGTACGCTGCAGCCCAGGCTCGCTGGGAGGCGCACAAGGCTCAGGTCGTCAAGGCGGCCGAGGCCGAGGCTGCGGCCGGCGAAGACTTCGGCGGCCAGTCCTTCACCAGCGAGGCTGCCGGCGCCGGCACCCTCGCGGACGACGAGGCACTCGCGGCTCTGCGCGAGAAGCTCTCGGGCGGCAACGCTTAA
- a CDS encoding 5'-3' exonuclease has product MTRADRLMLLDTASLYFRAFYGVPDKVTAPDGSPINAARGLLDIIAKLVTLYEPTHVIACWDDDWRPQWRVDLIPSYKTHRVVEVVASGPDVEEIPDPLEAQIPLIRETLAAIGIPIIGVAEHEADDVIGTLATNATMPVDIVTGDRDLFQLVDDARDVRVIYTAKGMSNLEIVTDATVVAKYSVLPSQYADFATMRGDASDGLPGVAGVGEKTAATLLQTHSDLDGIRAAAEAGEGMSAGVRAKLLAATAYLDVAPTVVAVATSLPISAPDVPLHVLDPAEADAATALAEKWNLGGSMARAVAAVSNAALPAS; this is encoded by the coding sequence ATGACCCGCGCCGATCGCCTCATGCTGCTCGACACCGCCAGCCTCTACTTCCGCGCCTTCTACGGCGTCCCCGACAAGGTGACGGCCCCGGACGGTTCGCCGATCAACGCCGCGCGCGGTCTGCTCGACATCATCGCGAAGCTCGTCACCCTCTACGAGCCCACGCACGTGATCGCCTGCTGGGACGACGACTGGCGCCCGCAGTGGCGCGTCGATCTCATCCCGAGCTACAAGACCCACCGCGTGGTGGAGGTCGTGGCGAGCGGACCGGATGTCGAGGAGATCCCCGACCCGCTCGAGGCACAGATCCCCCTGATCCGCGAGACGCTCGCCGCGATCGGCATCCCCATCATCGGGGTGGCCGAGCACGAGGCGGACGACGTCATCGGAACCCTCGCCACGAACGCCACGATGCCGGTCGACATCGTCACCGGCGACCGGGACCTGTTCCAGCTCGTCGACGACGCGCGCGACGTCAGGGTCATCTACACGGCGAAGGGCATGAGCAACCTGGAGATCGTGACCGACGCCACCGTCGTCGCGAAGTACAGCGTCCTCCCCTCGCAGTATGCGGACTTCGCCACCATGCGCGGCGATGCATCCGACGGGCTGCCCGGCGTCGCCGGAGTCGGCGAGAAGACGGCGGCCACTCTCCTGCAGACGCACAGCGACCTGGACGGTATCCGCGCTGCGGCCGAAGCCGGCGAAGGGATGAGCGCCGGGGTCCGCGCGAAGCTGCTGGCGGCGACCGCCTATCTCGACGTCGCACCGACCGTCGTCGCGGTCGCCACCTCGCTTCCGATCAGCGCGCCCGATGTGCCCCTGCACGTGCTCGATCCCGCCGAGGCGGACGCGGCGACCGCCCTCGCCGAGAAGTGGAACCTCGGCGGTTCGATGGCCCGGGCGGTCGCGGCCGTCTCGAACGCCGCCCTGCCCGCGAGCTGA
- a CDS encoding PHP domain-containing protein, producing the protein MDPVDALLEIASLLERERASRYRAKAFRQAAATLQDLPDDVRADPTRLRAAKGIGESTFAVIRQAQAGEVPDYLVELRGDVEPERVSALRAKLRGDLHAHTDWSDGTTPIAVMAAAARAQGHEYQAITDHSPRLRVARGLSAERLREQIPLVRAESGDGFTLLAGIEVDILEDGRLDQEDDLLGELDIVVASVHSQLRMDARPMTARMIAAVSHPRVNVLGHCTGRLVQGDRGTRSPSEFDAAAVFAACAENGVAVEINSRPERQDPPDELIAIALEAGCLFSIDSDAHAPGQLSLLDHGAERAERAGIPAARIVTTWGLSRLLAWAE; encoded by the coding sequence ATGGACCCCGTCGACGCCCTGCTGGAGATCGCCTCCCTCCTGGAGCGGGAGCGGGCGTCGCGGTATCGGGCGAAGGCGTTCCGCCAGGCCGCAGCGACGCTGCAGGATCTCCCGGACGACGTCCGGGCCGATCCCACGCGGCTGCGCGCGGCCAAGGGGATCGGCGAATCCACGTTCGCGGTGATCCGTCAGGCGCAGGCCGGGGAGGTCCCCGACTACCTGGTGGAGTTGCGCGGCGACGTCGAACCCGAGCGGGTGTCGGCACTCCGAGCCAAGCTGCGCGGCGATCTGCATGCCCACACCGACTGGTCGGACGGCACGACGCCGATCGCGGTCATGGCCGCCGCCGCGCGGGCACAGGGCCATGAGTACCAGGCGATCACGGACCACTCTCCTCGTCTCCGCGTCGCGCGGGGGCTGTCCGCCGAGCGGCTCCGCGAGCAGATCCCGTTGGTGCGCGCGGAGTCCGGTGACGGTTTCACGCTCCTCGCGGGGATCGAGGTCGACATCCTGGAGGACGGCCGACTCGACCAGGAGGACGACCTCCTCGGTGAACTCGACATCGTCGTGGCGTCCGTGCATTCCCAGCTGCGCATGGATGCCCGTCCGATGACGGCCCGGATGATCGCCGCGGTGTCGCATCCGCGGGTGAACGTCCTCGGACACTGCACGGGGCGTCTCGTTCAGGGGGATCGCGGCACCCGGTCGCCGTCGGAGTTCGACGCCGCCGCGGTGTTCGCGGCGTGTGCCGAGAACGGCGTCGCGGTCGAGATCAACTCGCGGCCGGAACGGCAGGACCCGCCGGACGAGCTGATCGCCATCGCCCTCGAGGCCGGATGCCTGTTCTCGATCGACTCGGACGCCCATGCGCCGGGACAGCTCTCGCTGCTGGATCATGGCGCCGAGCGCGCCGAGCGGGCCGGGATCCCCGCAGCGCGCATCGTGACGACCTGGGGTCTCTCGCGTCTGCTGGCCTGGGCAGAGTGA
- the trpD gene encoding anthranilate phosphoribosyltransferase encodes MADSLTWSDLLTSLLERRDLSVWESTWAMRQIMQGSVSEAQLAGFLVALRAKGETIDEIVGFRDAILEAAVPLPVSPDVLDIVGTGGDRVGTVNVSTTAAIIIGATGVPVVKHGNRAASSASGSSDVLGALGLELSLDPAAVASILDRTGITFAWAGAFHPGFKHAGSVRAELGVPTVFNMLGPLCNPARAEANAVGVAQIERVPLITGVFRTRGATALVFRGDDGLDELTTTGHSRIWEVTRGDIHEHDLDPRDLGIPVADLADLIGGSPQHNADVLRRTLAGETGAVRDIVLLNAAAGIVAFELSQDAGQVQRPILERLRDGYDKAAAAVDDGRALAKLDQWIGVSRELSTPQE; translated from the coding sequence ATGGCTGATTCCCTGACCTGGTCCGACCTGCTCACCTCGTTGCTGGAGCGTCGTGACCTCAGCGTCTGGGAGTCCACGTGGGCGATGCGTCAGATCATGCAGGGGAGTGTGAGCGAGGCTCAGCTCGCGGGCTTCCTCGTCGCGCTCCGCGCCAAGGGCGAGACGATCGATGAGATCGTCGGCTTCCGCGACGCGATCCTCGAGGCCGCCGTGCCGCTGCCCGTCTCGCCCGACGTGCTCGACATCGTCGGGACCGGCGGCGATCGCGTCGGAACCGTGAACGTCTCCACCACCGCGGCGATCATCATCGGCGCCACAGGCGTCCCGGTCGTCAAGCACGGCAACCGCGCGGCCAGCTCCGCCTCCGGTTCGTCCGACGTGCTCGGCGCGCTCGGCCTCGAGCTGTCGCTCGACCCCGCTGCCGTCGCATCCATCCTCGATCGCACCGGCATCACGTTCGCCTGGGCCGGCGCGTTCCATCCCGGGTTCAAGCACGCGGGGTCCGTCCGCGCGGAGCTCGGTGTGCCCACGGTCTTCAACATGCTCGGCCCGCTGTGCAATCCTGCGCGCGCCGAGGCCAACGCGGTCGGCGTGGCGCAGATCGAGCGCGTCCCGCTGATCACCGGCGTCTTCCGGACCCGCGGCGCGACGGCCCTCGTCTTCCGCGGCGATGACGGACTCGATGAGCTGACCACGACCGGGCACAGCCGGATCTGGGAGGTCACGCGCGGAGACATCCACGAGCACGACCTCGACCCGCGCGACCTCGGCATCCCGGTCGCGGACCTCGCGGACCTCATCGGCGGTTCGCCGCAGCACAACGCGGACGTGCTCCGGCGGACGCTGGCGGGCGAGACGGGCGCCGTGCGGGACATCGTGCTGCTCAACGCCGCAGCGGGCATCGTCGCGTTCGAGCTGTCGCAGGACGCCGGCCAGGTGCAGCGGCCGATCCTCGAGCGTCTGCGCGATGGCTACGACAAGGCCGCCGCAGCCGTCGACGACGGCCGTGCGCTGGCGAAGCTCGATCAGTGGATCGGCGTGAGTCGCGAGCTGTCGACGCCGCAGGAGTGA
- a CDS encoding cytochrome c oxidase subunit 3 — MFFAGLFAIYFTLRSTSPELWADRTELLNVPFAAVNTAILVLSSFTCQMGVFAAEDLQPYKIGKGQKNGAGRRRLFGWGMVEWFFLTFALGAIFVSGQVWEYAQLVAEGMPINADSYASAFYLTTGFHALHVTGGLVAFLLVIGRAYAVKNFRHKEATSSIVVSYYWHFVDVVWIVLFLVIYFLK; from the coding sequence ATGTTCTTCGCGGGACTCTTCGCGATCTACTTCACCCTCCGCAGCACCTCCCCGGAGCTGTGGGCCGACCGGACCGAGCTGCTGAACGTCCCGTTCGCCGCAGTCAACACAGCCATCCTGGTGCTCTCCTCGTTCACGTGCCAGATGGGCGTGTTCGCGGCGGAAGACCTGCAGCCGTACAAGATCGGCAAGGGCCAGAAGAACGGCGCCGGACGCCGTCGCCTCTTCGGCTGGGGCATGGTGGAGTGGTTCTTCCTCACCTTCGCCCTCGGCGCGATCTTCGTCTCCGGCCAGGTCTGGGAGTACGCCCAGCTCGTCGCTGAAGGCATGCCGATCAACGCCGACTCGTACGCCTCCGCGTTCTACCTGACGACCGGCTTCCACGCCCTGCACGTCACCGGTGGCCTGGTCGCGTTCCTGCTCGTCATCGGCCGCGCGTACGCCGTCAAGAACTTCCGGCACAAAGAGGCGACCTCCTCGATCGTGGTGTCCTACTACTGGCACTTCGTCGACGTCGTCTGGATCGTGCTGTTCCTCGTTATCTACTTCCTGAAATAA
- a CDS encoding c-type cytochrome, with translation MAREKKRRSSGRRSPLAAAALIGAGLMITGAVYAGASAAFAATDTQTASTQLTVEDGKKLFQANCATCHGLDLQGTANGPSLYGVGELATEFQLSTGRMPLQMQGPQAPQKAPQFTEDQILAISSFVQSEAPGPTFPADRILDGEGDVAHGAELFRVNCAMCHNVAAAGGALTEGKYAPALTETSALHIYAAMVTGPQNMPVFGDMNLSDEDKRDIISALLFQQQSVQIGGFSLGSLGPVSEGLFVWIFGIGALVAVTVWITAKSN, from the coding sequence ATGGCACGAGAGAAGAAGCGCCGTTCCAGCGGTCGTCGCAGCCCTTTGGCGGCGGCCGCGCTCATCGGAGCAGGCCTCATGATCACCGGCGCTGTGTACGCCGGTGCGTCCGCGGCGTTCGCTGCGACCGACACGCAGACCGCATCGACCCAGCTGACCGTCGAAGACGGCAAGAAGCTATTCCAGGCGAACTGCGCCACCTGCCACGGCCTCGACCTGCAGGGAACCGCCAACGGACCGAGCCTCTACGGCGTCGGCGAGCTGGCGACCGAGTTCCAGCTGTCGACCGGACGCATGCCCCTGCAGATGCAGGGACCGCAGGCGCCCCAGAAGGCACCGCAGTTCACCGAGGACCAGATCCTCGCGATCTCGTCCTTCGTGCAGTCGGAGGCCCCCGGCCCGACCTTCCCCGCTGACCGCATCCTCGACGGAGAGGGCGACGTCGCACACGGCGCCGAGCTCTTCCGTGTGAACTGCGCCATGTGCCACAACGTGGCCGCGGCCGGCGGTGCGCTCACCGAGGGCAAGTACGCCCCGGCCCTGACCGAGACCAGCGCGCTGCACATCTACGCGGCCATGGTCACCGGCCCGCAGAACATGCCGGTCTTCGGCGACATGAACCTGTCCGACGAGGACAAGCGCGACATCATCTCGGCTCTGCTCTTCCAGCAGCAGTCCGTGCAGATCGGCGGATTCTCGCTCGGTTCGCTCGGACCGGTCTCCGAGGGCCTGTTCGTCTGGATCTTCGGAATCGGCGCACTCGTCGCCGTCACCGTGTGGATCACGGCGAAGTCCAACTGA
- a CDS encoding ubiquinol-cytochrome c reductase iron-sulfur subunit, with product MAHDDDSQALDRAYQPSPGLGVAVSDPVQNPGLPPHRERMTDKDPRAEKAAVRTVYTLFYLSLAGSIWAVAAYMLFPIESGALIDIRQNNLFIGLGIALALLALGIGAIHWSKALMSDKEFIEHRHPTRGKDATREAAIQAFADANEESGFGRRTVIRNSLFAAIVASIIPGVALFRGLAPHSTPEDPTAGDPVVLLKHTMWEKGARLVRDPDGTPIRAADVTIGSAFHVIPEELATLSHHDGYLEEKAKAIVLMMRLRPEQLIEAEDRKDWSYDGIVAYSKVCTHVGCPVALYEQQTHHLLCPCHQSQFDVTDHAKVIFGPAARPLPQLPITVDDEGYLVARSDFKEPVGPSFWERH from the coding sequence ATGGCACACGACGACGACTCGCAGGCTCTTGACAGGGCCTACCAGCCCTCTCCGGGGCTGGGTGTCGCAGTCAGCGATCCCGTGCAGAACCCCGGCCTTCCGCCGCACCGCGAGCGGATGACCGACAAGGACCCGCGCGCTGAGAAGGCCGCTGTCCGCACCGTCTACACGCTGTTCTACCTCTCGCTCGCGGGAAGCATCTGGGCGGTCGCCGCCTACATGCTGTTCCCGATCGAGAGCGGCGCGCTCATCGACATCCGGCAGAACAACCTCTTCATCGGTCTCGGTATCGCTCTCGCGCTGCTGGCCCTCGGCATCGGTGCGATCCACTGGTCCAAGGCGCTCATGTCCGACAAGGAGTTCATCGAGCACCGCCACCCCACCCGTGGCAAGGACGCGACCCGCGAGGCGGCCATCCAGGCCTTCGCCGACGCGAACGAGGAGTCCGGTTTCGGCCGTCGCACGGTCATCCGCAACTCGTTGTTCGCCGCCATCGTCGCCTCGATCATCCCGGGCGTCGCGCTGTTCCGCGGTCTCGCCCCTCACTCCACGCCGGAGGACCCCACCGCGGGTGACCCGGTCGTGCTGCTCAAGCACACGATGTGGGAGAAGGGCGCCCGCCTGGTCCGCGACCCCGACGGCACGCCCATCCGTGCCGCGGACGTCACGATCGGCTCCGCGTTCCACGTGATCCCCGAAGAGCTCGCGACCCTCAGCCACCACGACGGCTACCTCGAGGAGAAGGCCAAGGCCATCGTGCTGATGATGCGCCTGCGCCCCGAGCAGCTGATCGAGGCCGAGGACCGCAAGGACTGGTCCTACGACGGCATCGTCGCGTACTCCAAGGTCTGCACGCACGTCGGTTGCCCCGTGGCACTGTACGAGCAGCAGACTCACCACCTGCTGTGCCCGTGCCACCAGTCGCAGTTCGACGTCACGGACCACGCAAAGGTCATCTTCGGCCCGGCGGCTCGTCCGCTGCCGCAGCTGCCCATCACCGTCGATGACGAGGGCTACCTGGTCGCACGCAGCGACTTCAAGGAACCCGTCGGCCCGAGCTTCTGGGAGCGCCATTGA
- a CDS encoding cytochrome b, with translation MSTATLSKEDKDTKAPLGGRFVGAASNYIDERTSLSGFVKELGRKIFPDHWSFMLGEIALWSFVVVFLSGTFLTFFFQASMVETHYTGAYAPMRGIEMSAALESSLHISFDLRGGLLVRQIHHWAALVFIAGIGVHMLRVFFTGAFRKPRELNWVIGFILFILAMAEGFTGYSLPDDLLSGNGLRIIDGMIKGLPLIGTWTSFLLFGGEFPGTDIVGRLYTLHILLLPMLVIALIVVHLMLMIINKHTQFAGPGRTNDNVVGYPMMPVYMSKMGGYLFIVFGTIVLIATFFQINPIWNYGPYDPSPVSAGTQPDWYIGFADGALRLAPSNWDIVFLNHTWSFGIIAPVLVLGLFIVAVAIYPFIEAWVTGDKREHHIAQRPRNAATRTAIGVAGVIFYAVLWAAASSDLIATHFMLTMEGVIHTLQALLFLGPILGYFVTKRICIALQKKDREIVLHGFESGRIVRLPGGEFIEVHQPVDKYDRWKLIDVDGYEPLVVRPNAKGRIPWTENLRSSISRWFFEDRLAPLTQAEVEAADAHQHHVTAHNDETEVAEIQGAHERAGFPDAPLTVDETHVDETPNTPSTVIATEPVKKPRNKKSEDGE, from the coding sequence TTGAGCACCGCAACGCTGTCCAAAGAGGACAAGGACACCAAGGCGCCGCTCGGCGGACGCTTCGTGGGTGCCGCGTCGAACTACATCGATGAGCGCACCAGCCTCTCCGGCTTCGTCAAGGAGCTCGGACGCAAGATCTTCCCCGACCACTGGTCGTTCATGCTCGGCGAGATCGCGCTGTGGAGCTTCGTCGTCGTGTTCCTCTCCGGAACCTTCCTGACGTTCTTCTTCCAGGCGTCCATGGTCGAGACGCACTACACCGGCGCCTACGCTCCGATGCGCGGCATCGAGATGTCCGCCGCGCTGGAGTCGTCGCTGCACATCTCGTTCGACCTGCGCGGTGGTCTCCTGGTCCGCCAGATCCACCACTGGGCCGCGCTCGTGTTCATCGCCGGCATCGGCGTGCACATGCTTCGCGTGTTCTTCACGGGTGCCTTCCGCAAGCCGCGCGAGCTGAACTGGGTGATCGGCTTCATCCTGTTCATCCTCGCGATGGCCGAGGGCTTCACGGGCTACTCGCTCCCCGACGACCTGCTCTCGGGTAACGGCCTCCGCATCATCGACGGCATGATCAAGGGTCTCCCGCTGATCGGCACCTGGACCTCGTTCCTCCTCTTCGGCGGCGAGTTCCCCGGTACCGACATCGTCGGACGCCTGTACACGCTGCACATCCTGCTCCTGCCGATGCTCGTCATCGCGCTGATCGTCGTGCACCTGATGCTCATGATCATCAACAAGCACACGCAGTTCGCCGGCCCCGGCCGCACGAACGACAACGTCGTGGGCTACCCGATGATGCCGGTGTACATGTCCAAGATGGGCGGCTACCTGTTCATCGTCTTCGGCACCATCGTGCTGATCGCGACGTTCTTCCAGATCAACCCGATCTGGAACTACGGCCCGTACGACCCCTCCCCTGTTTCCGCCGGTACCCAGCCCGACTGGTACATCGGATTCGCCGACGGTGCGCTGCGACTGGCTCCGTCGAACTGGGACATCGTGTTCCTGAACCACACCTGGTCGTTCGGAATCATCGCCCCGGTCCTGGTCCTCGGTCTGTTCATCGTCGCCGTCGCGATCTACCCCTTCATCGAGGCATGGGTCACGGGCGACAAGCGCGAGCACCACATCGCCCAGCGTCCGCGCAACGCGGCGACGCGTACCGCGATCGGTGTCGCCGGTGTCATCTTCTACGCAGTCCTGTGGGCCGCGGCCTCCTCCGACCTCATCGCGACGCACTTCATGCTCACGATGGAGGGCGTCATCCACACGCTCCAGGCTCTGCTCTTCCTGGGCCCGATCCTCGGCTACTTCGTCACGAAGCGCATCTGCATCGCGCTGCAGAAGAAGGACCGCGAGATCGTGCTGCACGGCTTCGAGTCCGGCCGCATCGTCCGCCTCCCCGGCGGCGAGTTCATCGAGGTGCACCAGCCGGTCGACAAGTACGACCGGTGGAAGCTCATCGACGTCGACGGCTACGAGCCCCTCGTGGTGCGTCCGAACGCCAAGGGTCGTATCCCGTGGACGGAGAACCTCCGTTCCTCGATCTCCCGCTGGTTCTTCGAAGACCGTCTCGCGCCGCTCACGCAGGCCGAGGTCGAGGCCGCCGATGCACACCAGCACCACGTCACGGCTCACAACGACGAGACCGAGGTCGCCGAGATCCAGGGTGCTCACGAGCGCGCCGGTTTCCCGGACGCCCCGCTCACGGTCGATGAGACCCACGTGGACGAGACGCCGAACACCCCGAGCACCGTGATCGCCACGGAGCCGGTGAAGAAGCCTCGTAACAAGAAGTCGGAGGATGGCGAGTAG
- a CDS encoding RidA family protein: MSSVVQLIRSESLADTPYAYAATAPAGSRLIFLAGACPLNDDGTTAAPGDYAAQAARCVETLKGALEVSGATLTDVISTRVLVASSAQADLVTAWDVIHAAFGDHDVPSTLLGVTVLGYDDQLVEIEAIAAVAAES; the protein is encoded by the coding sequence ATGTCTTCCGTCGTCCAGCTGATCCGTTCCGAAAGCCTCGCCGACACCCCCTACGCCTATGCTGCGACGGCGCCCGCCGGATCCCGGCTGATCTTCCTCGCAGGCGCCTGCCCCCTCAACGACGATGGCACCACGGCCGCGCCCGGTGACTACGCGGCCCAGGCAGCACGCTGCGTCGAGACGCTGAAGGGCGCCCTGGAGGTCTCCGGAGCGACTCTCACGGACGTGATCAGCACGCGCGTCCTCGTGGCCTCCTCCGCGCAGGCAGACCTCGTGACGGCGTGGGACGTCATCCATGCCGCGTTCGGCGATCACGATGTGCCGAGCACCCTCCTGGGCGTCACCGTCCTCGGATACGACGACCAGCTCGTCGAGATCGAGGCGATCGCCGCCGTCGCCGCGGAGTCATGA
- a CDS encoding GNAT family N-acetyltransferase produces MTDIEVRPAGPADEAATEQIEIEADALLVERFGAEDWPPPTPPHERTITPGFVLVAATQDTETRDTETRDAGTEGTEARDDGAAPHLVVGFVHVLELDGHAHLEQLSVLPAFGRRGIGRRLVEAALAEARERGHTEITLRTYAEVPWNAPFYASCGFVVTEPDTPLHQELVRTEAALGLFAYGPRVQMTAAL; encoded by the coding sequence ATGACGGACATCGAGGTCCGCCCGGCGGGCCCCGCCGATGAGGCTGCGACCGAGCAGATCGAGATCGAAGCGGATGCCCTGCTCGTGGAACGCTTCGGAGCCGAGGACTGGCCTCCGCCCACTCCCCCGCACGAGCGCACGATCACGCCCGGATTCGTCCTCGTCGCAGCGACGCAGGACACGGAGACGCGGGACACGGAGACGCGAGACGCGGGCACAGAAGGCACGGAGGCGCGAGACGACGGAGCCGCTCCTCACCTGGTCGTCGGATTCGTGCACGTTCTGGAGCTCGACGGGCACGCCCACCTCGAGCAGCTCTCCGTCCTCCCGGCGTTCGGTCGACGGGGAATCGGCCGGCGACTCGTCGAAGCCGCACTCGCCGAAGCTCGGGAACGCGGGCACACGGAGATCACGCTCCGCACCTATGCCGAGGTTCCGTGGAACGCGCCGTTCTACGCCTCCTGCGGGTTCGTCGTGACGGAGCCGGACACCCCGCTGCACCAGGAACTCGTTCGCACCGAGGCGGCGCTCGGCCTCTTCGCCTACGGTCCGCGCGTGCAGATGACCGCCGCCCTCTGA
- a CDS encoding rhodanese-like domain-containing protein: MIDRIDYYQAKLAYETDASDVYAARKAGENVVVVDVRSEEAWAQGRVAGAVHMHYSEIAARAAAEVPTDADVVVYCWSPGCNAGAKGALEFARLGYRVREMIGGFEYWVREGYPVEDADGVHHRPVDPLTGIARVRTRA; encoded by the coding sequence ATGATCGACCGCATCGACTACTACCAGGCCAAGCTCGCCTACGAGACGGACGCCAGCGACGTGTATGCCGCGCGGAAGGCCGGCGAGAACGTCGTCGTCGTCGATGTCCGCTCCGAGGAGGCCTGGGCGCAGGGCCGCGTCGCCGGTGCCGTGCATATGCACTACAGCGAGATCGCCGCACGCGCGGCGGCCGAGGTCCCCACGGATGCCGACGTCGTCGTCTACTGCTGGAGCCCCGGATGCAACGCCGGCGCGAAGGGCGCGCTCGAGTTCGCGCGACTCGGCTATCGCGTCCGGGAGATGATCGGCGGTTTCGAGTACTGGGTGCGTGAGGGCTACCCCGTGGAGGACGCGGACGGTGTCCACCATCGTCCTGTGGATCCCCTCACCGGCATCGCTCGCGTCCGGACGCGGGCCTGA
- a CDS encoding cytochrome c oxidase subunit 4, with protein sequence MRDNVILWWILTAFFALVGVIYTGWHILATPSPEFAMRVEWVGTVALFFAAFMAAMIAFYLDRTHKAQQGELPEDILTSDIDDGDPELGEFSPWSWWPIVLAASAGIFVVGLAVGHFLLPIGLAIFVVAIVGWVYEYYRGNFAR encoded by the coding sequence ATGCGCGACAATGTCATTCTCTGGTGGATTCTGACGGCGTTCTTCGCCCTCGTCGGTGTGATCTACACCGGTTGGCACATCCTGGCCACGCCGAGCCCCGAGTTCGCGATGCGGGTCGAGTGGGTCGGAACCGTGGCGCTGTTCTTCGCGGCCTTCATGGCGGCCATGATCGCGTTCTACCTCGATCGCACGCACAAGGCCCAGCAGGGCGAGCTTCCGGAAGACATCCTGACGTCGGACATCGATGACGGTGACCCGGAGCTCGGCGAGTTCAGCCCGTGGTCCTGGTGGCCCATCGTCCTCGCCGCCTCGGCCGGAATCTTCGTCGTCGGTCTCGCCGTCGGACACTTCCTGCTCCCGATCGGTCTCGCGATCTTCGTCGTCGCGATCGTCGGCTGGGTGTACGAGTACTACCGCGGCAACTTCGCCCGCTGA